One part of the Oncorhynchus clarkii lewisi isolate Uvic-CL-2024 chromosome 7, UVic_Ocla_1.0, whole genome shotgun sequence genome encodes these proteins:
- the LOC139413275 gene encoding protein shisa-4-like translates to MFTVGKMSLIAMALPVMTVLLSSWQVGATDDCLWYVDKNGTWHNGIPCPPMTFCCGNCHKRYCCLDGLKRITEREQKRCVLFQFSPTTIAGIASSILLFVAIIATMVCCFMCSCCYLYQQRQQRGRTPYDAQHIPMASYPVEPMYDAYGKPLVMGHPDYQHPGYPMAPQYSGMPQPYPMMQPGPFPPYPMADPGYPQGAPPPYSPPQYTPHPGH, encoded by the exons ATGTTCACAGTAGGCAAAATGTCCCTTATCGCTATGGCTCTGCCAGTGATgaccgtcctcctctcctcctggcaGG TAGGTGCCACTGATGACTGCTTGTGGTACGTGGATAAGAATGGTACGTGGCACAACGGTATCCCCTGTCCCCCGATGACCTTCTGTTGTGGGAATTGCCACAAGCGCTACTGTTGCCTGGACGGCCTCAAGAGGATCACTGAGAGGGAGCAGAAGCGTTGCGTGCTCTTCCAGTTCAG CCCTACCACCATCGCTGGTATTGCTTCGTCCATCCTGCTCTTCGTGGCTATCATTGCTACCATGGTGTGCTGCTTCATGTGTTCCTGCTGTTACCTTTACCAGCAACGACAGCAGCGTGGCAGGACTCCCTATGACG CCCAGCACATCCCAATGGCCAGCTACCCTGTGGAGCCCATGTATGACGCTTACGGCAAGCCGCTGGTGATGGGACATCCTGATTATCAGCACCCTGGTTACCCAATGGCACCTCAGTATTCTGGCATGCCCCAGCCATACCCCATGATGCAACCCGGGCCATTCCCCCCGTACCCCATGGCAGACCCTGGCTACCCTCAGGGAG CACCCCCTCCTTACTCCCCGCCACAGTACACTCCCCACCCCGGTCACTGA